A stretch of the Glycine soja cultivar W05 chromosome 13, ASM419377v2, whole genome shotgun sequence genome encodes the following:
- the LOC114382779 gene encoding outer plastidial membrane protein porin-like, which translates to MSKGPGLYSDIGKKARDLLFKDYHSDQKFTITTYSPTGVAITSSGTKKGDLFVADVNTQLKNKNITTDIKLDTNSNLLTTITVNEPAPGLKTIFSFRVPDQRSGKVEVQYLHDYAGISTSVGLTANPIVNFSGVVGTNVLALGTDVSFDTKIGELTKFNAGLNFTKDDLVASLTVNDKGDALNASYYHAVNRLTNTAVGAEVTHRFSTNENTLTLGTQHALDPLTTMKARVNNFGKANALIQHEWRPKSFFTISGEVDTKAIEKSAKVGLGLALKP; encoded by the exons ATGTCAAAGGGTCCTGGTCTCTACTCTGACATTGGCAAGAAAGCCCGAG aTCTCCTCTTCAAGGACTACCACAGTGACCAGAAGTTCACCATCACTACCTACTCACCCACTGGAGTT GCTATAACATCCTCAGGGACCAAGAAAGGTGATCTTTTTGTGGCTGATGTTAACACCCAGTTGAAGAACAAGAACATCACCACTGATATCAAATTAGACACTAATTCCAAT CTTCTCACAACTATCACTGTCAATGAGCCTGCTCCTGGTCTCAAGACTATTTTTAGCTTCAGAGTTCCTGATCAAAGGTCTGGAAAG GTGGAAGTTCAGTACTTGCATGACTATGCTGGAATAAGCACCAGTGTTGGGTTAACAGCAAACCCAATTGTCAACTTCTCTGGCGTTGTAGGAACTAATGTACTTGCCCTTGGTACTGATGTTTCTTTTGACACCAAAATTGGGGAGTTAACTAAATTCAATGCTGGACTGAACTTCACCAAAGACGATTTGGTTGCCTCATTGACTGT GAATGACAAAGGGGATGCCTTGAATGCTTCATACTACCATGCAGTCAATCGCTTGACCAACACGGCTGTTGGTGCTGAGGTAACTCACAGATTCTCAACCAATGAGAACACCCTCACACTTGGCACCCAGCATGCATTGGATCCATTGACCACCATGAAGGCTCGTGTCAACAACTTTGGCAAGGCAAACGCTCTCATCCAGCACGAGTGGCGCCCCAAATCCTTCTTCACCATTTCTGGGGAGGTTGACACTAAGGCCATTGAGAAGAGTGCAAAGGTTGGATTGGGTTTGGCCCTCAAACCCTAA
- the LOC114382030 gene encoding pectate lyase-like gives MERIMVGSATKVAFTLLATFAIVIPCLEAGIAEFDDFLKAQADEAHKIALDSYVPEPHDVAHELNFHVHMALENSTRRELRQRKLRGGGKCQASNPIDACWRCNKDWANDRFRLAKCGKGFGRRATGGLGGPIYVVTDNSDDDMVNPKPGTIRHAVTQKGPLWIIFGHSMIISLRQELMISSDKTIDGRGANVQFRGGAGLTIQFVNNVIIHGVRIKDIVPKDGGMIRDSADHYGLRTRSDGDAISIFGSTNIWIDHVSLSNCADGLIDIIQGSTAITISNCHMTKHNDVFLFGASDSYNGDKIMQITVAFNHFGQGLVQRMPRCRWGFVHVLNNDYTHWLMYAIGGSSGPTILSQGNRFIAPNNDNAKEITHRDYAGPDVWKNWQWQSEMDLFMNGAKFVTSGSPIKMTYKKGLIMKPRDGTHVSRLTRHAGALNCFVGKPC, from the exons ATGGAAAGAATAATGGTTGGAAGTGCAACAAAGGTTGCTTTCACCCTCTTGGCCACTTTCGCCATTGTCATTCCATGCCTTGAGGCTGGCATTGCTGAGTTTGACGATTTTCTCAAAGCCCAAGCTGATGAAGCCCATAAAATTGCTCTTGATTCCTATGTCCCAGAGCCCCACGATGTCGCCCATGAACTCAATTTCCATGTTCATAT GGCACTGGAAAACTCCACAAGGAGGGAACTAAGGCAGAGGAAACTTAGAGGAGGAGGCAAATGTCAAGCCTCCAACCCCATTGACGCTTGCTGGAGATGCAATAAAGACTGGGCCAATGACCGGTTCAGGCTAGCCAAGTGCGGCAAAGGGTTCGGAAGACGGGCCACCGGCGGGCTCGGTGGTCCCATCTATGTCGTCACCGATAATTCCGATGACGACATGGTGAACCCTAAGCCGGGAACTATCCGTCACGCTGTCACCCAAAAAGGCCCCTTGTGGATCATCTTCGGACACAGCATGATCATCAGTTTGAGGCAAGAGCTGATGATTTCCTCCGACAAGACCATCGATGGTCGTGGCGCAAACGTGCAATTTAGGGGCGGTGCTGGCCTCACCATTCAGTTCGTGAACAACGTTATTATCCACGGAGTTCGCATCAAGGACATCGTACCTAAGGATGGTGGCATGATTAGGGACTCCGCCGACCATTATGGATTGAGAACAAGGAGTGATGGTGATGCCATCTCCATTTTTGGATCCACCAACATTTGGATCGATCATGTTTCCCTCTCTAACTGTGCCGATGGTCTTATCGATATCATCCAAGGCTCCACTGCCATCACCATCTCAAATTGCCACATGACCAAACATAATGAT GTGTTTCTCTTTGGTGCTAGTGACTCATACAACGGAGACAAGATCATGCAGATCACAGTGGCATTCAACCACTTCGGGCAAGGACTGGTCCAGAGGAtgccaaggtgcagatggggtTTCGTGCACGTCCTCAACAACGACTACACCCACTGGTTGATGTATGCAATCGGTGGGAGCTCAGGGCCAACAATTCTGAGCCAAGGAAACCGTTTCATTGCTCCGAACAACGACAACGCCAAGGAGATCACTCACAGGGACTACGCCGGACCCGATGTGTGGAAGAATTGGCAGTGGCAATCAGAAATGGACCTTTTCATGAATGGTGCAAAGTTCGTCACTTCAGGCTCACCCATCAAGATGACATACAAAAAGGGTCTCATCATGAAGCCAAGAGATGGAACTCATGTCAGCAGGTTGACACGACATGCTGGTGCCCTAAACTGCTTCGTTGGCAAGCCTTGTTAG
- the LOC114382359 gene encoding hypersensitive-induced response protein 1-like, with the protein MGQALGCYQVDQSNVAIKEHFGKFDDVLEPGCHCLPWCLGYQIAGSLSLRVQQLDVRCETKTKDNVFVTVVASVQYRAVSEKASDAFYRLTNTREQIQSYVFDVIRASVPKLELDSVFEQKNDIAKAVEEELEKAMSTYGFEIVQTLIVDIEPDVNVKRAMNEINAAARLRLAANEKAEAEKILQIKKAEGEAESKYLSGLGIARQRQAIVDGLRDSVLAFSENVPGTTAKDVMDMVLVTQYFDTMKEIGASSKSSSVFIPHGPGAVKDIAMQIRDGLLQATTSQN; encoded by the exons ATGGGTCAAGCACTAGGTTGCTATCAAGTTGATCAGTCAAATGTGGCTATCAAGGAGCATTTTGGAAAATTTGATGATGTCCTAGAACCTGGATGTCATTGCCTGCCTTGGTGTCTTGGGTACCAGATTGCTGGTAGTTTGTCACTGCGTGTGCAGCAACTTGATGTTCGATGTGAGACGAAAACCAAG GACAATGTCTTTGTCACTGTGGTTGCATCTGTGCAATACCGAGCTGTGTCTGAGAAAGCATCTGATGCATTCTATAGGCTTACCAACACAAGGGAGCAGATCCAATCATATGTTTTTGATG TCATCAGGGCCAGTGTACCAAAGTTGGAGTTGGATTCTGTCTTTGAGCAGAAGAATGATATAGCAAAGGCTGTGGAGGAGGAGCTTGAGAAG GCCATGTCAACCTATGGATTTGAGATAGTCCAGACTCTCATTGTTGATATAGAGCCTGATGTTAATGTCAAGAGAGCAATGAACGAGATTAACGCAG CTGCTAGATTGAGGTTGGCTGCAAATGAGAAGGCTGAAGCAGAAAAAATACTGCAGATCAAAAAAGCTGAGGGAGAAGCAGAATCCAAATATCTGTCAGGACTCGGTATCGCTCGCCAACGTCAAGCCATTGTGGATGGACTGAGGGACAGTGTGCTTGCTTTCTCTGAGAACGTGCCTGGGACAACAGCTAAAGATGTCATGGACATGGTGCTGGTGACTCAATACTTTGACACCATGAAAGAGATTGGAGCATCTTCAAAGTCCTCATCTGTTTTCATACCACATGGTCCTGGCGCAGTTAAGGACATTGCCATGCAGATTCGGGATGGTCTGCTTCAGGCCACCACTTCACAGAATTAA